A portion of the Pseudomonas koreensis genome contains these proteins:
- a CDS encoding pyridoxal phosphate-dependent aminotransferase, which yields MQFSKSNKLANVCYDIRGPVLKHAKRLEEEGQRILKLNIGNPAPFGFEAPDEILQDVIRNLPTAQGYSDSKGLFSARKAVMQYYQQKQVEGVGIEDIYLGNGVSELIVMSLQALLNNGDEVLVPAPDYPLWTAAVSLAGGNAVHYLCDEGADWFPDLADIKAKITPNTKAMVIINPNNPTGAVYSKEVLLGMLEIARAHNLVVFSDEIYDKILYDDAVHICTASLAPDLLCLTFNGLSKSYRVAGFRSGWIAISGPKHNAQSYIEGIDMLANMRLCANVPSQHAIQTALGGYQSINDLVLPQGRLLEQRNRTWELLNDIPGVSCVKPMGALYAFPKIDPKVCPIHNDEKFVLDLLLSEKLLVVQGTAFNWPWPDHFRVVTLPRVDDLEMAIGRIGNFLKSYRQ from the coding sequence ATGCAGTTCAGCAAATCGAACAAGCTCGCCAACGTCTGCTACGACATTCGCGGCCCGGTGCTCAAGCACGCCAAACGACTGGAAGAGGAAGGCCAGCGCATCCTCAAGCTGAACATCGGCAACCCGGCGCCGTTTGGTTTCGAAGCGCCGGACGAAATTCTTCAGGACGTGATCCGCAACCTGCCGACCGCGCAAGGCTACAGCGACTCCAAAGGCCTGTTCAGCGCGCGCAAAGCGGTGATGCAGTACTACCAGCAGAAGCAGGTCGAAGGCGTCGGCATCGAAGACATCTACCTGGGCAACGGCGTTTCCGAACTGATCGTGATGTCGCTGCAGGCGCTGCTCAACAACGGCGACGAAGTGCTGGTTCCAGCGCCGGACTACCCGTTGTGGACCGCTGCCGTCAGCCTCGCCGGTGGTAACGCGGTGCACTACCTGTGCGACGAAGGCGCCGACTGGTTCCCGGATCTGGCCGACATCAAGGCCAAAATCACCCCGAACACCAAAGCCATGGTGATCATCAATCCGAACAACCCGACCGGCGCGGTTTACTCGAAAGAAGTGTTGCTGGGCATGCTGGAAATCGCCCGCGCGCACAACCTGGTGGTGTTCTCCGACGAGATTTACGACAAGATTCTTTATGATGACGCCGTGCATATCTGCACCGCTTCGCTGGCGCCGGACCTGCTCTGCCTGACCTTCAACGGGCTGTCGAAATCCTACCGCGTGGCCGGCTTCCGCTCCGGCTGGATCGCCATCTCCGGGCCGAAACACAACGCGCAGAGCTACATCGAAGGCATCGACATGCTGGCCAACATGCGTCTGTGCGCCAACGTGCCGAGCCAGCATGCGATCCAGACTGCGCTGGGCGGTTATCAGAGCATTAATGACCTCGTCCTGCCGCAGGGTCGCCTGCTGGAACAGCGCAACCGCACATGGGAACTGCTCAACGACATTCCCGGCGTCAGCTGCGTAAAGCCGATGGGCGCGCTGTATGCGTTCCCGAAAATCGACCCGAAGGTTTGCCCGATCCATAACGACGAGAAGTTCGTTCTCGACCTGCTGCTTTCCGAGAAACTGCTGGTGGTACAGGGCACGGCATTCAACTGGCCGTGGCCGGATCACTTCCGCGTGGTCACCCTGCCCCGCGTCGATGATCTGGAAATGGCCATCGGCCGCATCGGCAACTTCCTCAAGTCCTACCGCCAGTAA
- the msrB gene encoding peptide-methionine (R)-S-oxide reductase MsrB gives MEKLQKTLEEWKAMLDPEQYNVCRLSATERPFSGKYNDTKIDGVYHCVCCDEPLFDSKTKFDSGCGWPSFYAPIGESAMTEIRDTSHGMIRTEVKCARCDAHLGHVFPDGPPPTGLRYCINSVCLDLKPRE, from the coding sequence ATGGAAAAGTTGCAGAAAACCCTGGAAGAGTGGAAGGCCATGCTCGACCCCGAGCAGTACAACGTCTGCCGTCTGAGTGCCACCGAGCGCCCGTTCTCCGGCAAATACAACGACACGAAAATCGACGGTGTCTACCACTGCGTCTGCTGCGACGAGCCGCTGTTCGACTCCAAGACCAAGTTCGACTCCGGCTGCGGCTGGCCGAGCTTCTACGCGCCAATCGGCGAAAGCGCGATGACTGAAATTCGCGACACCAGCCACGGCATGATCCGCACCGAAGTGAAATGCGCGCGCTGCGATGCGCATCTGGGGCACGTGTTCCCGGACGGCCCGCCACCGACCGGACTGCGTTATTGCATCAACTCGGTGTGCCTGGATCTCAAACCCCGCGAATAA
- a CDS encoding glutathione peroxidase translates to MSDNLLNIPCTTIKGEQKTLADFAGKAVLVVNTASKCGFTPQYKGLEELWQTYKDQGLVVLGFPCNQFGKQEPGNEGAISEFCELNFGVSFPLFKKIDVNGADAHPLFVQLKKRAPGLLGSQGIKWNFTKFLIGKDGELVKRFAPTTKPQDLSSEIEALLK, encoded by the coding sequence ATGAGCGACAACCTGCTGAATATCCCGTGCACGACCATCAAGGGTGAGCAAAAGACCTTGGCCGATTTCGCCGGCAAAGCGGTGCTGGTGGTCAACACGGCGAGCAAGTGTGGCTTCACGCCGCAATACAAAGGCCTCGAAGAACTCTGGCAGACCTATAAGGACCAGGGGCTGGTGGTATTGGGTTTCCCCTGCAACCAGTTCGGCAAACAGGAACCCGGTAATGAGGGCGCCATCAGTGAGTTCTGCGAGCTGAATTTCGGCGTCAGCTTCCCGCTGTTCAAGAAGATCGACGTCAACGGCGCCGATGCTCACCCACTGTTCGTGCAGTTGAAGAAGCGCGCCCCTGGGTTGCTTGGCTCCCAAGGCATCAAGTGGAACTTCACCAAATTCCTCATCGGCAAGGACGGCGAGTTGGTCAAGCGTTTCGCCCCGACGACCAAGCCGCAGGACTTGAGCTCCGAGATCGAAGCTCTGCTGAAATGA
- the htpX gene encoding protease HtpX, with amino-acid sequence MMRILLFLATNLAVVLIASITLSLFGFNGFMAANGVDLDLSQLLVFCAVFGFAGSLFSLFISKWMAKMSTGTQIISQPRTRHEQWLLQTVEQLSREAGIKMPEVGIFPAYEANAFATGWNKNDALVAVSQGLLERFSPDEVKAVLAHEIGHVANGDMVTLALIQGVVNTFVMFFARIIGNFVDKVIFKNEEGQGIAYYVATIFAELVLGILASAIVMWFSRKREFRADEAGARLAGTSAMIGALQRLRAEQGLPVHMPDTLNAFGINGGIKQGFARMFMSHPPLEERIDALRRRG; translated from the coding sequence ATGATGCGCATCCTGCTGTTTTTGGCCACTAACCTGGCGGTCGTGCTGATAGCCAGCATCACCCTGAGCCTGTTCGGCTTCAACGGGTTCATGGCGGCCAACGGGGTCGACCTTGACCTCAGTCAGCTGCTGGTTTTCTGTGCGGTCTTTGGTTTCGCCGGTTCGCTGTTTTCGCTGTTCATCTCCAAGTGGATGGCGAAGATGAGCACCGGTACGCAAATCATCAGCCAGCCACGCACCCGTCATGAGCAATGGCTGCTGCAAACGGTCGAGCAACTGTCCCGTGAAGCCGGAATCAAGATGCCTGAAGTCGGTATCTTCCCGGCCTACGAAGCGAACGCCTTTGCCACCGGCTGGAACAAGAACGACGCGCTGGTCGCCGTAAGCCAGGGCCTGCTCGAGCGTTTTTCGCCCGATGAAGTGAAAGCCGTGCTGGCCCACGAAATCGGTCACGTCGCCAATGGTGACATGGTGACTCTGGCGCTGATCCAGGGCGTAGTGAACACCTTTGTGATGTTCTTCGCGCGGATCATCGGTAACTTCGTCGACAAGGTGATCTTCAAGAACGAAGAAGGCCAGGGCATCGCCTACTATGTGGCGACCATTTTCGCCGAACTGGTGCTGGGCATTCTCGCCAGCGCAATCGTCATGTGGTTCTCGCGCAAGCGCGAATTCCGTGCCGACGAAGCCGGCGCCCGCCTGGCGGGTACCAGCGCTATGATCGGCGCACTGCAACGTCTGCGCGCCGAACAGGGCCTGCCAGTGCACATGCCCGACACCCTGAACGCCTTTGGCATCAACGGTGGCATCAAACAGGGCTTCGCCCGCATGTTCATGAGCCACCCGCCGCTGGAAGAGCGTATTGACGCATTGCGTCGTCGCGGTTGA
- a CDS encoding DODA-type extradiol aromatic ring-opening family dioxygenase, whose protein sequence is MLPSLFISHGSPMLALEPGASGPALARLAAELPRPKAIVIVSAHWESQELLVGSHPHPETWHDFGGFPRALFEVQYPAPGNPRLAAEVAELLNANNLPARLDPQRPFDHGVWVPLSLMYPQADIPVVQVSLPSRGGPALQTRVGRALASLREQGILLIGSGSITHNLRELDWHAGPESVEPWARDFRDWVIERLAADDEAALHDYRRQAPNAVRSHPSDEHLLPLYFARGAGGEFSVAHQGFTMGALGMDIYRFG, encoded by the coding sequence ATGTTGCCCAGCCTGTTTATCTCCCACGGTTCACCGATGCTGGCGCTGGAACCCGGTGCCAGCGGCCCGGCATTGGCACGACTGGCCGCCGAGTTGCCACGCCCCAAAGCCATCGTCATCGTCTCGGCACATTGGGAAAGCCAAGAGCTGCTGGTGGGCAGCCATCCGCATCCGGAGACCTGGCACGACTTCGGCGGTTTTCCGCGAGCGCTGTTCGAAGTGCAATATCCAGCGCCGGGCAATCCGCGGTTGGCAGCCGAAGTGGCTGAGCTGCTGAACGCCAATAACCTGCCGGCGCGTCTCGATCCGCAACGGCCGTTCGATCATGGCGTCTGGGTGCCGTTGTCGCTGATGTATCCGCAGGCCGATATTCCAGTGGTGCAAGTCTCGCTGCCGAGTCGTGGCGGGCCGGCGTTGCAGACACGAGTTGGCCGTGCGCTGGCGAGCCTGCGCGAACAGGGCATTCTGTTGATCGGCTCCGGCAGCATCACCCATAACCTGCGCGAGCTGGACTGGCATGCCGGGCCGGAAAGCGTTGAACCATGGGCGCGGGACTTCCGTGACTGGGTAATCGAAAGGCTCGCAGCCGACGATGAGGCGGCGCTGCACGACTATCGTCGGCAAGCGCCGAATGCCGTGCGCAGTCACCCGAGTGATGAGCATTTGTTGCCGTTGTATTTTGCGCGCGGTGCTGGCGGTGAGTTCAGCGTGGCGCATCAGGGCTTTACGATGGGCGCGTTGGGTATGGATATTTATCGTTTCGGTTAA
- a CDS encoding crotonase/enoyl-CoA hydratase family protein: MNQPCAGRVSRERRGHLHLIGLDRAAKRNAFDLDLLNDLSRAYGEFEADREARVAVVFGHGEHFTAGLDLVNASAALAEGWQVPPGGCDPWGVFVGPRVSKPVIVAAQGYCLTIGIELMLAADINLCASNTRFAQMEVQRGIFPFGGATLRFQQIAGWGNAMRWLLTGDEFDAHDALRLGLVQEVMASEDLMPRAIELAERIARQAPLGVQATLMSARQARYEGETAAAQGLPALVKKLLATEDAREGVRSMVERRPGIFKGI; this comes from the coding sequence ATGAACCAGCCCTGCGCCGGCCGCGTCAGCCGAGAACGTCGTGGTCACCTGCACCTTATCGGCCTCGATCGGGCGGCCAAGCGCAACGCCTTCGACCTCGACCTGCTCAACGACCTGAGCCGCGCCTATGGCGAGTTCGAAGCCGACCGCGAAGCGCGGGTGGCCGTGGTGTTCGGCCACGGTGAACACTTCACCGCCGGGCTCGATCTGGTCAATGCCAGCGCCGCCCTGGCCGAAGGCTGGCAGGTGCCGCCCGGCGGTTGCGACCCCTGGGGCGTTTTCGTTGGGCCCCGGGTGAGCAAACCGGTAATTGTCGCCGCGCAGGGTTACTGCCTGACCATCGGCATCGAGTTGATGCTGGCGGCAGACATCAACCTGTGCGCGAGCAATACCCGCTTCGCGCAGATGGAAGTGCAGCGTGGGATCTTTCCTTTTGGCGGCGCGACTTTGCGTTTTCAGCAAATCGCCGGCTGGGGCAATGCGATGCGCTGGTTGCTCACCGGCGATGAGTTTGATGCCCACGATGCGTTGCGTTTGGGCCTGGTGCAGGAAGTGATGGCCAGCGAAGACCTGATGCCCCGGGCGATCGAGCTGGCCGAGCGGATTGCCCGACAGGCGCCGCTGGGCGTGCAGGCGACGCTGATGTCAGCGCGACAGGCTCGGTATGAAGGTGAAACAGCAGCGGCGCAGGGGTTGCCGGCGCTGGTGAAGAAGTTGCTCGCCACTGAGGATGCCAGGGAGGGGGTGCGGTCGATGGTGGAGCGGCGGCCAGGGATCTTCAAAGGGATCTGA
- a CDS encoding spermidine synthase: MTEERVEHLLAEVQDEFGVIRVLEVADYRFLEFGDAIEQSCVFTADPSWLEYDYTRAMLIGALCHEQPESALFLGLGAGTLTQACLKFLPLEDVEAIELRPDVPRLAIEYLGLDDDPRLYIRVGDALELLPTAEPADLIFVDLYTDVGPGVGHLAWSFLGDCQKRLNPGGWLVINQWATDDGKPLGAALLRGLYHRHYWELPVKEGNVILIVPADLDQALDMQALTQRAEALAPQLGYSLQSLIKAIRPAT; encoded by the coding sequence ATGACTGAGGAGCGCGTCGAGCATCTGCTCGCCGAAGTACAGGATGAGTTCGGCGTGATTCGCGTGCTGGAAGTGGCCGATTACCGCTTTCTCGAGTTCGGCGATGCGATCGAGCAGAGCTGCGTGTTCACCGCCGACCCGAGCTGGCTCGAATATGATTACACCCGCGCGATGCTGATCGGTGCGTTGTGCCATGAGCAGCCGGAGAGCGCGCTGTTTCTCGGGCTCGGTGCCGGTACGCTGACCCAAGCCTGTCTCAAATTCCTGCCGCTGGAAGACGTCGAAGCCATCGAACTGCGCCCGGACGTCCCGCGTCTGGCCATCGAATATTTGGGCCTGGATGACGATCCGCGTTTGTACATCCGCGTCGGCGATGCGCTGGAATTGCTGCCGACTGCCGAGCCGGCGGACCTGATTTTCGTCGACCTGTACACCGATGTCGGCCCGGGTGTAGGGCATCTGGCCTGGAGTTTTCTCGGCGATTGTCAGAAGCGCCTGAATCCGGGCGGCTGGCTGGTGATCAACCAGTGGGCCACCGATGACGGCAAACCGCTGGGAGCGGCGTTGTTGCGCGGGCTCTATCACCGGCACTACTGGGAATTGCCGGTGAAGGAGGGCAACGTGATTCTGATCGTCCCGGCGGATCTTGATCAGGCACTGGACATGCAGGCGCTGACCCAACGGGCCGAAGCGCTGGCGCCGCAGCTGGGGTATTCGTTGCAGTCGTTGATCAAGGCGATTCGCCCGGCAACTTGA
- a CDS encoding thiopurine S-methyltransferase gives MQPEFWYKKWDSNQIGFHQPEANPYLQRYWPDLAIASSARVLVPLCGKSLDLLWLAGQGHSVLGVELSEKAVEEFFSEHQLQPQISEQGAFKVYRTGAFELWCGDFFALTAEDVADCAALYDRAALIALPEAMRERYAAHLQQLLAQGMKGLVITLDYDQAQIPGPPFAVNDDEVQRLLGEAWQVERLEERDVLAESPKFLQAGAEWLVERVYRVSSR, from the coding sequence ATGCAGCCTGAGTTTTGGTACAAGAAATGGGATTCCAACCAGATTGGCTTTCATCAGCCCGAGGCCAACCCGTATTTGCAGCGCTACTGGCCGGATCTGGCGATTGCGTCGTCGGCGCGTGTGCTGGTGCCCCTTTGCGGGAAAAGTCTGGATTTGCTCTGGCTCGCCGGGCAGGGGCATTCGGTGCTCGGGGTTGAACTGTCGGAAAAGGCTGTCGAGGAGTTTTTCAGCGAACATCAGTTGCAGCCGCAGATCAGCGAGCAGGGTGCATTCAAGGTTTATCGCACTGGTGCGTTCGAATTATGGTGCGGTGATTTTTTTGCACTGACGGCAGAGGACGTCGCAGATTGCGCTGCGCTGTACGACCGCGCGGCGTTGATTGCCTTGCCGGAGGCGATGCGCGAGCGCTACGCGGCGCATCTGCAGCAGCTGCTGGCGCAGGGGATGAAAGGGCTGGTGATTACCCTGGATTACGATCAGGCGCAGATTCCGGGGCCGCCGTTTGCGGTGAATGATGATGAGGTGCAGCGATTGCTGGGTGAGGCTTGGCAGGTGGAGAGGCTGGAAGAGCGGGATGTCTTGGCCGAAAGCCCGAAGTTTCTGCAGGCTGGGGCTGAATGGCTGGTGGAGCGGGTTTACCGGGTTTCCTCCAGATAG
- a CDS encoding DEAD/DEAH box helicase: MTQETGGFAAFNLNPNILAAVAATGYEEPSAIQQQSIPIIMAGQDMIGQAQTGTGKTAAFALPILHRIDPAKREPQALILAPTRELALQVATAFETYAKQMPGVTVVAVYGGAPMGPQLKAIRNGAQIVVATPGRLCDHLRRDEKVLSTVNHLVLDEADEMLKLGFMDDLEVIFKALPATRQTVLFSATLPQSIRAIAERHLRDPQHVKIQTKTQTVTAIEQAHLLVHADQKTSAVLSLLEVEDFDALIMFVRTKQATLDLASALDAKGYKAAALNGDIAQNQRERVIDSLKDGRLDIVVATDVAARGLDVPRITHVFNVDMPYDPESYVHRIGRTGRAGREGRALLLVTPRERRMLQVIERVTGQKVAEVRLPDAQAVLDARIKKLTNSLSPLVADAESTHGELLDRLTADIGCTPRALAAALLRKATNGQALNLAAIEKERPLVPNNAPRGDRPERTGDRPDRGDRERRAPMPLGEGRARCRTALGARDGIAAKNLLGAILNEGGLAREAIGRIQVRDSFSLVELPEEGLEKLLTKLKDTRVAGKQLKLRRYRED; this comes from the coding sequence ATGACCCAGGAAACCGGCGGATTCGCCGCTTTTAATCTCAACCCGAATATCCTTGCAGCCGTCGCAGCGACTGGCTACGAAGAGCCTTCGGCGATTCAGCAGCAATCGATCCCGATCATCATGGCCGGCCAGGACATGATTGGCCAGGCGCAAACCGGTACCGGTAAAACCGCCGCGTTCGCACTGCCTATTCTGCACCGCATCGATCCTGCCAAGCGCGAACCGCAAGCCCTGATCCTGGCGCCAACCCGAGAGTTGGCGCTGCAAGTAGCAACCGCTTTTGAAACCTACGCCAAGCAAATGCCAGGCGTTACCGTCGTGGCCGTTTACGGCGGCGCGCCGATGGGCCCGCAACTCAAGGCAATCCGTAATGGCGCACAGATCGTTGTCGCTACTCCGGGTCGTCTGTGCGACCACCTGCGTCGCGACGAGAAAGTTCTGTCGACCGTGAACCATCTGGTTCTCGACGAAGCCGACGAAATGTTGAAGCTTGGCTTCATGGATGACCTGGAAGTCATCTTCAAGGCTCTGCCAGCAACCCGCCAGACCGTGTTGTTCTCGGCGACCCTGCCGCAGTCGATTCGCGCCATTGCCGAACGCCACCTGCGCGATCCGCAACACGTCAAGATCCAGACCAAGACCCAGACCGTTACCGCGATCGAACAGGCTCACCTGTTGGTTCACGCTGACCAGAAAACCTCGGCCGTGCTCAGCCTGCTGGAAGTCGAAGACTTCGACGCACTGATCATGTTCGTGCGCACCAAGCAGGCCACTCTGGACCTGGCCAGCGCTCTCGACGCCAAAGGCTACAAAGCCGCGGCGCTGAACGGTGATATCGCCCAGAACCAGCGTGAGCGCGTTATCGACTCGCTGAAAGATGGCCGTCTGGACATCGTTGTCGCGACCGACGTTGCTGCCCGTGGTCTGGACGTTCCGCGCATCACTCACGTGTTCAACGTTGACATGCCGTACGACCCGGAGTCCTACGTGCACCGTATCGGCCGTACCGGTCGTGCCGGTCGCGAAGGTCGTGCGCTGCTGCTGGTGACTCCACGTGAGCGCCGCATGCTGCAAGTGATCGAGCGTGTGACCGGTCAGAAAGTTGCTGAAGTCCGCCTGCCGGACGCTCAGGCTGTGCTCGATGCACGCATCAAGAAACTGACCAACAGCCTGTCGCCGCTGGTTGCTGATGCCGAATCGACTCACGGTGAACTGCTCGATCGCCTGACCGCCGACATCGGTTGCACCCCGCGTGCACTGGCTGCTGCGCTGCTGCGCAAGGCTACCAACGGTCAAGCGCTGAACCTGGCGGCGATCGAGAAGGAACGTCCGCTGGTGCCGAACAACGCACCGCGTGGCGACCGTCCTGAGCGCACCGGTGATCGTCCGGACCGTGGTGACCGCGAGCGTCGCGCGCCAATGCCTTTGGGCGAAGGCCGTGCTCGTTGCCGTACCGCGCTGGGTGCGCGTGACGGTATCGCTGCGAAAAACCTGCTGGGCGCCATCCTCAACGAAGGCGGTCTGGCCCGTGAAGCGATCGGTCGCATCCAGGTGCGGGACAGCTTCAGCCTCGTCGAGCTGCCGGAAGAAGGTCTGGAAAAACTCCTGACCAAACTGAAGGACACTCGCGTGGCCGGTAAGCAGCTCAAGCTGCGTCGCTACCGCGAAGATTGA
- a CDS encoding MarR family winged helix-turn-helix transcriptional regulator: MSLPVDSLKLDSQLCFKLYAASRAVIRAYKPMLDQLGLTYPQYLAMLVLWEWQDAAPEQPTVKALGVRLALDSGTLTPLLKRLEQLQLVQRRRSARDEREVHLSLTPAGQALREQVGPLKARLLCDSGVDLGRLNDLRAGLDHLLGQIKTLA, translated from the coding sequence ATGAGCCTGCCGGTTGATTCGCTGAAGCTCGACAGCCAGTTGTGCTTCAAGCTTTACGCAGCCTCGCGGGCGGTGATTCGCGCCTACAAGCCGATGCTCGATCAATTGGGTCTGACTTACCCGCAGTACCTGGCGATGCTGGTGCTCTGGGAATGGCAGGACGCTGCACCGGAGCAGCCGACGGTAAAAGCCTTGGGCGTACGTCTGGCGCTGGACTCGGGCACGTTGACGCCGTTGCTCAAGCGTCTGGAGCAGTTGCAACTGGTGCAGCGGCGGCGCTCGGCGCGGGATGAACGCGAAGTGCATTTGAGTCTGACGCCTGCCGGGCAGGCGTTGCGCGAGCAGGTCGGGCCGCTGAAGGCGCGCCTGCTGTGCGACAGCGGCGTGGATCTCGGCCGGCTCAATGATTTACGCGCCGGTCTCGATCACCTGCTCGGGCAGATCAAAACGCTGGCGTAG